The following are from one region of the Catenulispora sp. EB89 genome:
- a CDS encoding discoidin domain-containing protein, producing MKTISRAAGMSLRRLLVLAAACALAAVGLTQAPAFAAGTPPPAPLNLGITANPDSTLSLSWDQTPGATSYHVYRGTAAGGEAATPIATTTVPSYNDTHLNTTLDYFYVITAVNAGGESPKSAEDSSRTPPPIGTGGNTPGTGSGGSLVYYGKDALLGGFDWFPTLSGWFPQLLGSSGALTPGGQVVDMAYAAEGTMTFDDVVVPTAGLYTLDWRYAFAQGLFPGVNFRDMQLVVNGTVITSTEHFPVTGSFDVYQHSALQVHLNAGKNSITLGATNGHGVSRVDELTVSPATASAPSGPSNLTGSAGSGSVTLNWTAGSGATSYGVYRGSTISDGEATTQVATVAGTSTTFTDTGLKNGTTYFYFVAANNATGVSPDSNEIYTSPGEASFSGTNLALNADAYASSIEGNGTPAAAATDGSFNSRWSSAASDPQWLMVDLGAVHTIKQVVLYWESAYAKAFQIQTSNDGTTWTTVYSTTTGTGGTQNLAVTGTGRYVRMYGTQRATGYGYSLWEFQVYGS from the coding sequence ATGAAGACAATCTCTCGCGCGGCGGGCATGTCGCTGCGCCGCCTGCTGGTCCTGGCCGCGGCCTGCGCCCTGGCCGCGGTGGGGCTGACGCAGGCCCCTGCGTTCGCGGCCGGGACCCCGCCGCCGGCACCGCTCAACCTGGGCATCACCGCCAACCCCGACTCCACGCTCTCGCTGAGCTGGGACCAGACGCCGGGGGCGACGTCGTACCACGTCTACCGCGGCACCGCGGCGGGCGGTGAGGCCGCGACGCCGATCGCGACGACGACCGTCCCGAGCTACAACGACACCCACCTGAACACCACGCTGGACTACTTCTACGTGATCACCGCGGTGAACGCCGGCGGCGAGTCGCCCAAATCGGCCGAGGACTCCTCCCGGACCCCACCGCCGATCGGAACCGGCGGGAACACGCCTGGCACGGGCTCGGGCGGCTCGCTGGTCTACTACGGCAAGGACGCGCTGCTCGGCGGCTTCGACTGGTTCCCGACGCTGAGCGGCTGGTTCCCGCAGCTGCTCGGCTCCTCCGGGGCGCTCACGCCGGGCGGCCAGGTCGTCGACATGGCCTACGCGGCGGAGGGAACGATGACGTTCGACGACGTCGTGGTGCCGACCGCCGGGCTGTACACGCTCGACTGGCGGTACGCCTTCGCGCAAGGGCTGTTCCCCGGCGTGAACTTCCGGGACATGCAGCTCGTGGTGAACGGCACGGTCATCACGTCGACCGAGCACTTCCCCGTGACCGGCAGCTTCGACGTGTATCAGCACTCTGCGCTTCAGGTGCATCTGAACGCGGGTAAGAACTCGATCACGCTGGGCGCCACCAACGGCCACGGGGTCTCCCGCGTCGACGAGCTGACCGTGAGCCCGGCGACGGCCTCCGCGCCGAGCGGCCCGAGCAACCTGACCGGGTCCGCCGGCAGCGGGTCCGTCACGCTCAACTGGACGGCCGGCAGCGGCGCGACGTCCTACGGCGTCTACCGCGGCTCGACCATCTCCGACGGAGAGGCCACCACGCAGGTCGCCACGGTCGCCGGTACGAGCACGACGTTCACCGACACCGGCCTGAAGAACGGCACGACGTACTTCTACTTCGTCGCCGCGAACAACGCCACCGGCGTCTCGCCGGACTCGAACGAGATCTACACGAGTCCGGGCGAGGCCTCCTTCAGCGGGACCAACCTCGCGCTCAACGCGGACGCCTACGCCTCGTCGATCGAGGGCAACGGCACTCCGGCGGCGGCCGCGACGGACGGGTCGTTCAACAGCCGGTGGTCCAGCGCCGCCTCCGACCCGCAGTGGTTGATGGTCGACCTCGGAGCCGTGCACACGATCAAGCAAGTGGTTCTGTACTGGGAGAGCGCGTACGCCAAGGCCTTCCAGATCCAGACCTCGAACGACGGGACCACCTGGACGACGGTCTACTCGACCACGACCGGCACCGGCGGCACGCAGAACCTCGCCGTCACCGGCACGGGCCGCTACGTGCGGATGTACGGCACGCAGCGGGCCACCGGATACGGATACTCGCTCTGGGAGTTCCAGGTGTACGGGAGCTGA
- a CDS encoding ROK family protein, translated as MQGRRSGTLRDLRRENRSAVLWSLYFDRPRSRQDLGAATGLSPASVTNVVRELLDEGIVTEVGSQESDGGRPRRLLDVCAEHGFVIGVDIGETRVRTTLYDLTLVERAKADLSCGPGEYDMDTVVRAVADSLHAVLTDAAVDPASVLGVGIGVPGIVEQGPEAVVHGQSVHWDAVPLERLLRAHTDLPLRLENCAKTTGQAELWFGAGRGARTAAVALIGTGVGASLVSGGSIYRGVNSSAGEWGHTTIIADGRRCRCGSYGCLEAYVGAEAILDRFTGPAAAAPSESTSMLTPPSPSAGDEESALAALVAMDDSPAAQALLAQTAEYLGIGIANLINLFNPERVILCGWAGLLLGGKLLPAIRSAAERYSLRHPFAATTVELGRLGPESVVLGAAILPLEGFLNGAIGHRP; from the coding sequence ATGCAGGGCCGACGAAGCGGAACACTCAGGGACCTGCGACGTGAGAACCGGTCGGCGGTCCTGTGGTCGCTGTATTTCGACCGGCCGCGCAGCCGTCAGGACCTGGGTGCCGCGACCGGTCTGAGCCCCGCATCGGTGACCAACGTGGTGCGCGAGCTGCTGGACGAGGGCATCGTCACCGAGGTCGGGTCGCAGGAGTCCGACGGCGGCCGGCCGCGCCGGCTGCTGGACGTCTGCGCCGAGCACGGGTTCGTGATCGGCGTCGACATCGGCGAGACGCGGGTGCGCACCACGCTGTACGACCTGACGCTGGTCGAGCGCGCGAAGGCCGATCTGTCGTGCGGTCCGGGCGAGTACGACATGGACACGGTGGTACGGGCCGTCGCGGACAGCCTGCACGCCGTCCTCACCGACGCCGCGGTGGACCCCGCGTCGGTCCTCGGTGTCGGCATAGGCGTGCCGGGGATCGTGGAGCAGGGTCCCGAGGCCGTGGTGCACGGCCAGAGCGTCCACTGGGACGCCGTGCCGCTGGAGCGGCTGCTCCGCGCCCACACCGACCTGCCGCTGCGGTTGGAGAACTGCGCCAAGACGACGGGCCAGGCCGAGTTGTGGTTCGGTGCCGGACGCGGCGCGCGCACCGCGGCGGTGGCGTTGATCGGGACCGGCGTCGGAGCCTCGCTCGTCTCCGGCGGCAGCATCTACCGGGGCGTCAACTCCAGCGCGGGCGAGTGGGGGCACACGACGATCATCGCCGACGGCCGCCGGTGCCGGTGCGGCTCTTACGGCTGCCTGGAGGCCTACGTCGGCGCCGAGGCGATCCTGGACCGTTTCACGGGCCCGGCCGCGGCAGCCCCGTCAGAGTCCACGTCCATGCTCACGCCTCCGTCCCCGTCCGCCGGAGACGAGGAGTCGGCGCTCGCGGCCCTGGTCGCCATGGACGACTCGCCGGCCGCACAGGCCCTGCTGGCCCAGACCGCCGAATACCTCGGCATCGGGATCGCGAACCTGATCAACCTGTTCAACCCGGAGCGCGTCATCCTGTGCGGCTGGGCGGGCCTGCTGCTCGGCGGGAAGCTGCTGCCGGCGATCCGCTCGGCCGCGGAACGCTACTCGCTCCGGCACCCGTTCGCGGCGACGACAGTCGAACTCGGCCGGCTCGGCCCGGAATCGGTCGTGCTCGGCGCGGCGATACTGCCCCTGGAGGGCTTCCTCAACGGCGCCATCGGTCATCGGCCGTAG
- a CDS encoding carbohydrate ABC transporter permease: MSSTPGPARSPGAAKYRSPLAPPKSFLWTRRIALTLLGLFTATPLFVMISSSVKPLVDVQGTFDWVPSHLTFQPYVEMWSTVPLGRYFVNSTVVAACSTAISVVIAIFAAYAVSRYRFRGRQVFRVTVLSTQMFPGILFLLPLYLIYVNIGNDTGITLSNTRLGLIVTYLTFTLPFSIWLLAGYFDSIPRELDEAAAVDGSGPLGTLLRIVVPAARPGIITVGVYSFMTAWGEVLFASVMTDDNTRTLAVGLRNYASENDVYWNQIMAASLVVSVPVVVAFLALQRYLIAGLTAGSVK; the protein is encoded by the coding sequence ATGTCTAGCACGCCCGGTCCGGCGCGCTCCCCCGGTGCCGCGAAGTACCGCTCCCCGCTGGCTCCGCCGAAGTCGTTCCTCTGGACGCGACGGATCGCGTTGACGCTGCTGGGGCTGTTCACGGCCACGCCGCTGTTCGTGATGATCAGCAGCTCGGTGAAGCCGCTGGTCGATGTGCAGGGGACGTTCGACTGGGTGCCCTCGCACCTGACGTTCCAACCGTATGTGGAGATGTGGAGCACGGTTCCGCTGGGCCGGTACTTCGTGAACAGCACGGTCGTGGCGGCGTGTTCGACGGCGATCTCGGTGGTGATCGCGATCTTCGCGGCCTACGCGGTGAGCCGCTATCGCTTCCGGGGCCGGCAGGTGTTCCGGGTGACGGTGCTGTCCACGCAGATGTTCCCGGGGATCCTGTTCCTGCTGCCGCTGTACCTGATCTACGTGAACATCGGGAACGACACCGGAATCACGCTGTCGAACACCCGGCTGGGGCTGATCGTCACGTATCTGACGTTCACGCTGCCCTTCTCGATCTGGCTGCTGGCAGGGTACTTCGATTCGATACCCCGGGAGCTGGACGAGGCCGCGGCGGTGGACGGCAGCGGCCCGTTGGGGACGCTGCTGCGGATCGTGGTGCCGGCGGCCCGGCCGGGGATCATCACAGTGGGCGTCTATTCGTTCATGACGGCCTGGGGCGAGGTCCTGTTCGCGTCGGTGATGACGGACGACAACACCCGGACCCTGGCGGTGGGGCTGCGGAACTACGCCTCGGAGAACGACGTCTACTGGAACCAGATCATGGCAGCTTCGCTGGTGGTGAGCGTGCCGGTGGTGGTCGCGTTCCTGGCCTTGCAGCGATATCTGATCGCCGGATTGACGGCGGGATCGGTGAAGTAG
- a CDS encoding carbohydrate ABC transporter permease, producing the protein MTVATDRGRSLRRLAAADRRRSTRHKALPYLLLLPAVCFELLVHVIPMLVGVWISFKQLTIYFIRNWTGAPSAGLNNYRFALNFNNAVGKALLHSFYVTLGFTVLVVALSWLIGTGAAVLMQNPFRGRGLLRTYFLVPYALPAFSATITWEFMFQRDHGLVNQVIVHDLHLTSHAPFWLIGNNAFASLVITAVWRTWPFAFLVVTAGMQSIPTDLYEAAVMDGAGVWQRLRKITLPSLRPVNLVLVLVLFLWNFNDFNTPFVLFGNVAAPQANLLSLQIYDTSFQNWNFGSGSAMSVLLLLFLLVVTAIYLVATSRGRKAADV; encoded by the coding sequence ATGACCGTAGCCACCGACCGCGGTCGATCCCTGCGTCGGCTGGCGGCGGCCGATCGCCGCCGGTCGACGCGGCACAAAGCACTGCCGTACCTGTTACTGCTCCCCGCGGTCTGCTTCGAGCTGCTGGTGCACGTGATCCCCATGCTCGTCGGCGTGTGGATCAGCTTCAAACAGCTCACCATCTACTTCATCCGCAACTGGACCGGCGCCCCGAGCGCGGGCCTGAACAACTACCGTTTCGCGCTGAACTTCAACAACGCGGTCGGCAAGGCCCTGCTGCACTCGTTCTACGTGACGCTGGGTTTCACGGTGCTGGTGGTCGCCCTCTCGTGGCTGATCGGGACCGGCGCCGCCGTGCTGATGCAGAACCCGTTCCGGGGGCGCGGTCTGCTGCGCACGTACTTCCTGGTCCCCTACGCGCTGCCGGCGTTCAGCGCCACCATCACCTGGGAGTTCATGTTCCAGCGCGACCACGGGCTGGTGAACCAGGTCATCGTGCACGACCTGCATCTGACCTCGCACGCGCCGTTCTGGCTGATCGGCAACAACGCTTTCGCGTCGTTGGTCATCACCGCGGTGTGGCGAACCTGGCCGTTCGCGTTCCTGGTGGTGACCGCCGGGATGCAGAGCATTCCCACCGACCTGTATGAGGCTGCTGTCATGGACGGCGCCGGGGTCTGGCAGCGCCTGCGGAAGATCACGCTGCCCTCGTTGCGGCCGGTGAACCTGGTGCTGGTGCTCGTGCTGTTCCTGTGGAACTTCAACGACTTCAACACGCCGTTCGTGCTGTTCGGGAACGTGGCCGCGCCACAGGCGAACCTGCTGTCGCTGCAGATCTATGACACCTCGTTCCAGAACTGGAACTTCGGGTCGGGTTCGGCGATGTCCGTGCTCCTGCTGCTGTTCCTGCTGGTCGTGACCGCGATCTACCTGGTCGCCACCAGTCGGGGAAGGAAGGCCGCTGATGTCTAG
- a CDS encoding sugar ABC transporter substrate-binding protein has translation MHGLAHRRTTATIAAAAVAALLAACGSDTKPSTTTTGGSSGAPASGQSITYWASDQGSSIADDVKVLTPELKAFTAQTGIKVNLEVIGWNDLLNRILAATTSGQGPDVVNIGNTWSASLQATGAFLPVSSDVMTQIGDTGRFLPGALAATGAAGKPPVGVPIYSTAYGLYYNKAAFAAAGIATPPATWEDLVADGKKLTDGAGKWGLTLEAGQIPENAHAAFVFSEQQGGSWFDDAGKPTFTTPQNVAAIKQIVDFMAADKIVNPSDAESSNGTEALQEFASGKAAMLMWQPAGANLAKYGMTADQYGVAPLPFPASPPAGSKHIDSMVGGINLAVFANTKHKDAALQLVKFLTSQPEEITLNKAYGSLPSVSDAYSDPAFKTSDDTVLQNVLASSATAMPEIAQESQFETSVGTAMKTLFADAASGKAITDAMVGDALNQAQQKMEAGG, from the coding sequence ATGCACGGACTCGCTCATCGCCGCACCACCGCTACCATCGCCGCCGCAGCCGTCGCCGCGCTCCTCGCCGCGTGCGGCAGCGACACCAAACCGTCGACCACGACCACCGGCGGCTCCTCCGGCGCCCCGGCGTCCGGCCAGTCGATCACCTACTGGGCCAGCGACCAGGGCAGCTCCATCGCCGATGACGTCAAGGTCCTGACCCCCGAGCTCAAAGCCTTCACCGCCCAGACCGGGATCAAGGTCAACCTGGAGGTCATCGGCTGGAACGACCTGCTCAACCGGATCCTGGCGGCCACCACCTCGGGCCAGGGCCCTGACGTGGTCAACATCGGCAACACCTGGTCCGCCTCGCTGCAGGCGACCGGGGCGTTCCTGCCGGTCTCCAGCGACGTCATGACCCAGATCGGCGACACCGGGCGGTTCCTGCCCGGCGCGCTGGCCGCGACCGGCGCGGCCGGGAAGCCGCCGGTGGGCGTGCCGATCTACTCCACGGCCTACGGGCTCTACTACAACAAGGCCGCGTTCGCCGCGGCCGGTATCGCCACCCCGCCGGCGACCTGGGAGGACCTGGTCGCGGACGGCAAGAAGCTGACCGACGGGGCCGGCAAGTGGGGCCTGACCCTGGAGGCCGGCCAGATCCCGGAGAACGCACACGCCGCGTTCGTGTTCAGCGAACAGCAGGGCGGGTCGTGGTTCGACGACGCCGGCAAGCCGACGTTCACCACGCCGCAGAACGTCGCGGCGATCAAGCAGATCGTCGACTTCATGGCCGCCGACAAGATCGTGAACCCCAGCGACGCCGAGTCCTCCAACGGCACCGAGGCGCTCCAGGAGTTCGCCAGCGGCAAGGCCGCCATGCTCATGTGGCAGCCCGCCGGGGCCAACCTCGCCAAGTACGGCATGACCGCGGACCAGTACGGCGTCGCGCCGCTGCCGTTCCCGGCCAGCCCGCCGGCCGGCAGCAAGCACATCGACTCCATGGTCGGCGGGATCAACCTGGCGGTGTTCGCCAACACCAAGCACAAGGACGCCGCGCTACAACTCGTGAAGTTCCTGACCAGCCAGCCCGAGGAGATCACGCTCAACAAGGCCTACGGCTCGCTGCCGTCGGTGTCCGACGCCTACTCCGACCCGGCGTTCAAGACCTCCGACGACACCGTGCTGCAGAACGTCCTGGCCTCCTCGGCGACCGCGATGCCGGAGATCGCCCAGGAGAGCCAGTTCGAGACCTCCGTGGGCACGGCCATGAAGACCCTGTTCGCGGATGCCGCCAGCGGCAAGGCGATCACGGACGCCATGGTCGGCGACGCGCTCAACCAGGCCCAGCAGAAGATGGAAGCAGGGGGCTGA
- a CDS encoding ROK family protein, producing the protein MAVQGGRNVRDVRDVRRSNKSLLVRHLYFHRLISRLDLSRATGLSAASVSSVVAELIEGGQVVEAGAVESEGGRPRILLDVNAPGYQVVGVDVGETHIRVERFDLVLNELARAEIPVVAGRYEPEAVVAEIQAGLSAVGVGVGVGVGGPGAGPGVPVLGVGIGLPGIVVGHPDSVVHCQTIGWDAVPMAALMRAVTDLPVFIDNGVSTMGQAEMWFGAGLGAADTVFLLIGSGIGSAMTVGGLSYRGSTTSAGEWGHVTAEVGGRRCRCGARGCLEAYIGAEAVIARFCEVIGAAGTGSAAGTAADRAAAPAPKDEETALLDILAAAREDPASARARAARTVLDETALHLGVAIGNLINLLNPERVIVGGWAGLLLAEQILPRVREVAREHSLRYPFSRTSIELGRLGRDAVARGAATLPVARFLDDGGKVPVRSLVSTANP; encoded by the coding sequence ATGGCGGTCCAGGGCGGCAGGAACGTCCGCGACGTGCGTGACGTCCGCAGGTCGAACAAGTCCCTGCTGGTCCGGCATCTGTACTTCCACCGGCTGATCAGCAGGCTGGATCTGAGCCGCGCGACCGGGCTCAGCGCCGCCTCGGTGAGCAGCGTGGTCGCCGAGCTGATCGAGGGCGGCCAGGTCGTCGAGGCCGGCGCGGTGGAGTCCGAGGGCGGCCGGCCGCGCATCCTGCTGGACGTGAACGCCCCCGGCTACCAGGTGGTCGGCGTGGACGTCGGCGAGACCCACATCCGCGTCGAACGCTTCGACCTGGTCCTCAACGAACTGGCCCGGGCGGAGATCCCGGTCGTCGCGGGCCGCTACGAGCCCGAGGCGGTGGTCGCCGAGATCCAGGCCGGACTGTCCGCCGTCGGCGTCGGCGTCGGCGTCGGCGTCGGCGGGCCGGGCGCGGGCCCCGGCGTCCCGGTCCTGGGCGTGGGCATCGGCCTGCCGGGCATCGTCGTCGGCCACCCGGACTCGGTCGTGCACTGCCAGACGATCGGCTGGGACGCGGTCCCGATGGCGGCCCTGATGCGCGCCGTCACGGACCTGCCGGTCTTCATCGACAACGGCGTGAGCACCATGGGCCAGGCCGAGATGTGGTTCGGCGCCGGGCTCGGCGCCGCCGACACCGTGTTCCTGCTGATCGGCTCCGGCATCGGCTCCGCGATGACGGTCGGCGGGCTCTCCTACCGCGGGTCGACGACCAGCGCGGGGGAGTGGGGCCACGTGACCGCCGAGGTCGGCGGCCGGCGGTGCCGCTGCGGTGCTCGCGGGTGTCTGGAGGCTTACATCGGGGCCGAGGCTGTCATCGCGCGGTTCTGCGAAGTGATCGGCGCGGCCGGCACCGGATCCGCGGCCGGCACCGCTGCCGATCGTGCGGCCGCTCCGGCCCCGAAGGACGAGGAGACCGCACTCCTGGACATCCTGGCCGCCGCCCGCGAAGACCCCGCCTCGGCCCGAGCCCGAGCCGCCCGAACCGTCCTCGACGAAACGGCCCTGCACCTCGGCGTCGCCATCGGCAACCTGATCAACCTGCTCAACCCCGAACGCGTCATCGTCGGCGGCTGGGCCGGCCTGCTCCTGGCCGAACAGATCCTGCCCCGCGTCCGCGAAGTCGCCCGCGAGCACTCACTGCGCTACCCGTTCTCCCGCACCAGCATCGAACTCGGCCGCCTGGGCCGCGACGCCGTGGCCCGGGGCGCCGCGACGCTGCCGGTCGCGCGGTTCCTCGACGACGGCGGCAAGGTTCCGGTGCGGAGCTTGGTTTCGACAGCCAACCCGTAG
- a CDS encoding VOC family protein — translation MAVIGPSFISLQVHDLESSARFYEERLGLARAAFSPPHAVVFDTQPVPFAVRDALADLDTVDKLGWGVALWFKAEDVEKIHDELAEHGVRIVTAPFDGPFGRTFAFADPDGYVVTLHG, via the coding sequence ATGGCTGTCATCGGACCGTCGTTCATCTCGCTGCAGGTCCACGACCTGGAGTCCTCCGCGCGCTTCTACGAGGAGCGGCTCGGACTCGCCCGCGCGGCCTTCTCCCCGCCGCACGCGGTGGTCTTCGACACCCAGCCGGTCCCGTTCGCGGTACGCGACGCGCTGGCCGACCTGGACACCGTCGACAAGCTCGGCTGGGGCGTCGCGCTGTGGTTCAAGGCCGAGGACGTCGAGAAGATCCACGACGAGTTGGCCGAGCACGGCGTGCGGATCGTGACCGCGCCGTTCGACGGCCCGTTCGGGCGGACGTTCGCGTTCGCCGACCCGGACGGGTACGTCGTCACACTGCACGGCTGA
- a CDS encoding MarR family winged helix-turn-helix transcriptional regulator: METTDRPGYLIKQAQLALNAQMSRALHERGVTLSQFAVLTALADEPGLSNAELARRAFITPQSMNENLRELEGRTWIRRTRHPAHARILQTELTDEGHATLQACDAAVTVIEQQMLAGLDAEQRRELVAALHSCIAALKPAQPDAPEAR; encoded by the coding sequence GTGGAGACCACCGACCGGCCCGGATACCTGATCAAGCAGGCCCAGCTCGCGCTGAACGCCCAGATGTCCCGCGCGCTGCACGAGCGGGGCGTCACCCTCTCGCAGTTCGCCGTGCTCACCGCCCTGGCCGACGAACCGGGCCTGTCCAACGCCGAGCTGGCGCGCCGCGCGTTCATCACCCCGCAGAGCATGAACGAGAACCTGCGCGAGCTCGAAGGGCGTACCTGGATCCGGCGCACCCGGCATCCCGCGCACGCCCGGATCCTGCAGACCGAGCTCACCGACGAGGGGCACGCGACGCTCCAGGCCTGCGACGCCGCGGTGACCGTCATCGAGCAGCAGATGCTCGCCGGGCTCGACGCCGAACAGCGCCGCGAACTCGTCGCGGCGCTGCACAGCTGCATCGCTGCCCTGAAACCCGCGCAGCCGGACGCGCCCGAAGCGCGGTGA
- a CDS encoding AIM24 family protein yields MQANVKGTTMPVLEFLLTPGESIISPHGELSWMSPNVQMSQTMNSGGGRGFMAGLKRVAGGGGLFMTRYDATGGGTALLCFASKVPGHIMPVDVQPHLPMIVHRHGWLASTPGVSATVAFQKTFSRSLFGGEGFVLQRLDGQGRAWIELSGELSHYTLGQGQQMLVHPGHIGMFESSVQFTMTTVPGIRNKVFGGDGLFLVALTGPGQIWLQSMPLPNLAHSLEPYLPQPNGNDR; encoded by the coding sequence GTGCAAGCCAACGTCAAGGGCACCACGATGCCGGTGCTGGAGTTCCTGCTGACTCCGGGTGAGTCGATCATCTCGCCGCACGGCGAGCTGTCGTGGATGTCGCCGAACGTGCAGATGTCGCAGACCATGAACTCCGGCGGCGGGCGCGGCTTCATGGCCGGGCTGAAGCGGGTGGCGGGCGGCGGCGGGCTGTTCATGACGCGCTACGACGCCACCGGCGGCGGTACGGCGCTGCTGTGTTTCGCCTCGAAGGTGCCGGGCCACATCATGCCGGTGGACGTCCAGCCGCATCTGCCGATGATCGTGCACCGCCACGGCTGGCTGGCCTCGACGCCGGGGGTCTCCGCCACGGTCGCGTTCCAGAAGACGTTCAGCCGCAGCCTGTTCGGCGGCGAGGGCTTCGTGCTCCAGCGGCTCGACGGCCAGGGCCGGGCCTGGATCGAGCTGTCCGGGGAGCTGTCGCACTACACGCTGGGGCAGGGCCAGCAGATGCTGGTGCACCCCGGGCACATCGGCATGTTCGAGTCGAGCGTGCAGTTCACGATGACGACGGTGCCGGGCATCCGGAACAAGGTGTTCGGCGGCGACGGGCTGTTCCTGGTGGCGCTGACCGGGCCGGGGCAGATCTGGCTGCAGTCGATGCCGCTGCCGAACCTGGCGCATTCGCTGGAGCCGTATCTGCCGCAGCCCAATGGGAACGACCGGTAG
- a CDS encoding ATP-binding cassette domain-containing protein, whose protein sequence is MTTAATAVEAIGLRKDFGRFRAVDGIDLEVRQGEIFGVLGPNGAGKTTALRMLATLLPIDGGQARLFGVDVAREPHRIRQLIGITGQYASVDEDMTATENLWMFGRLQGLRSADARATARRLLEQFGLEEAADRPIAQFSGGMRRRLDLAASLITRPPLIFLDEPTTGLDPRTRGQMWDTIRGLVTEGCTVLLTTQYLDEADQLAGRIAVLDRGRKVAEGTPEQLKASVGNSTLQLQLSPGADEEQARQVVTRVAGAEPVLTPESGRMNVPLDTADRAADVLIGLRQAGVSIMSVSVAQPTLDEVFLALTGHGTDSGDDTAHASTATNDTVRENQ, encoded by the coding sequence ATGACGACAGCCGCCACCGCCGTAGAGGCGATCGGGCTGCGCAAGGATTTCGGCAGGTTCCGTGCGGTCGACGGTATCGATCTGGAGGTCCGCCAAGGCGAGATCTTCGGCGTCCTGGGCCCGAACGGAGCCGGCAAGACGACGGCGTTGCGCATGCTCGCCACGTTGCTGCCGATCGACGGCGGCCAGGCCCGGCTGTTCGGCGTGGACGTGGCCCGCGAGCCGCACCGCATCCGGCAGCTGATCGGCATCACCGGCCAGTACGCGTCGGTCGACGAGGACATGACCGCGACTGAGAACCTGTGGATGTTCGGCCGGTTGCAGGGCCTGCGTTCGGCCGACGCGCGCGCCACAGCGCGCCGGCTGCTGGAGCAGTTCGGGCTCGAAGAGGCCGCGGACCGGCCGATCGCGCAGTTCTCCGGCGGCATGCGGCGCCGGCTGGACCTGGCCGCGAGCCTGATCACCCGGCCGCCGCTGATCTTCCTCGACGAGCCGACGACCGGCCTGGACCCGCGGACCCGCGGCCAGATGTGGGACACGATCCGCGGCCTGGTCACCGAGGGCTGCACCGTGCTGCTCACCACGCAGTACCTCGACGAGGCCGACCAACTGGCCGGCCGGATCGCCGTCCTGGACCGCGGCCGCAAGGTCGCCGAGGGCACCCCGGAGCAGCTGAAGGCCTCGGTCGGCAACTCGACGCTCCAGCTCCAGCTGTCCCCGGGCGCCGACGAGGAGCAGGCCCGGCAGGTCGTGACCCGGGTCGCCGGCGCCGAGCCGGTGCTCACCCCGGAGTCGGGCCGGATGAACGTCCCGCTGGACACCGCCGACCGGGCCGCCGACGTGCTGATCGGGCTGCGCCAGGCCGGGGTGTCGATCATGTCGGTCAGCGTGGCCCAGCCGACGCTCGACGAGGTCTTCCTCGCGCTCACCGGCCACGGCACCGACTCCGGCGACGACACAGCCCACGCATCGAC